Within Methanomassiliicoccales archaeon, the genomic segment ACGATAAACTTTCTAGCTATCCTTTAGAGTTCAGAATTCACCTGGTTGGGATCCCTTCTCTTGAGTTAGTGGAGGAGGATCTGGAGAAGAGGACCGAGCACACCTTCTCAATGATAATCAATGAGGAATACCCATTCGAGAAACCACTTGTTCTCTGGAGGACTCCGATATTCCATCCCAATATCATGCTCCCCGATGATGGGGGGCACGTGTGCATCAAACTTCTAGACGATTGGAGTTTCAATTCGACCCTCCTCTCTTTTGTGAAGGGGATCGAAACACTTCTCCTAAATCCTAATCCAACAAGCCCATTTGGGACCTCCAGTTGTACCGCAGCCGCTGAATACTACAATTCAGGAAAGAAAGCAGTACCGCCGGTAATATGCAAGCCACTTCCTAAGGTGGTGAGTGGCAATTGAAGCCCCCTACTGTGTTGCAGGGAAAGGAAAGGGACACCATAGAGGCTCCTCCACCGCCTAGGAAAAGATGGGCTCCGCATAAATGGATTAAGGAGGAGTCA encodes:
- a CDS encoding ubiquitin-conjugating enzyme E2, whose amino-acid sequence is MEEDLEKRTEHTFSMIINEEYPFEKPLVLWRTPIFHPNIMLPDDGGHVCIKLLDDWSFNSTLLSFVKGIETLLLNPNPTSPFGTSSCTAAAEYYNSGKKAVPPVICKPLPKVVSGN